The following proteins are co-located in the Pedobacter sp. FW305-3-2-15-E-R2A2 genome:
- a CDS encoding ankyrin repeat domain-containing protein yields the protein MDVCKKIFFIGIIMLCSCTKYLPGFDFDLFKGTESYELALAVKRESIDEITQIVKEGKVSVDALDPKFGHSLLMLAVANDLSASVKRLLELGADPNKRSVTNSITTNEIITPVFVACNYIYKKNYCDTTILKTLINYGGKVDDEIEVEFQNAEYKSIATPLIEATKSDCLDIVELLVQSGADINKYNYIEGNGPISSSIIHGNLNVLKYLIIDRNIKIPRYSFVRQAHNEVPREELTVTDFLNEQKYDENSKEFKVRKEIIDYLKKKNLK from the coding sequence ATGGATGTTTGCAAAAAAATATTCTTCATTGGAATCATAATGTTGTGTTCCTGTACGAAATATTTACCTGGCTTTGATTTTGACCTATTTAAGGGAACAGAAAGCTATGAGTTAGCTTTAGCTGTTAAAAGAGAGTCTATTGATGAAATAACTCAGATAGTAAAAGAAGGAAAAGTGTCTGTTGATGCTTTAGATCCAAAGTTTGGTCACTCTTTGTTAATGCTTGCAGTTGCAAATGATTTATCAGCATCTGTTAAAAGGTTATTGGAATTAGGTGCAGATCCGAATAAAAGATCGGTAACAAATTCTATTACCACGAATGAAATTATAACACCTGTTTTTGTGGCATGTAATTATATTTATAAGAAAAACTATTGTGATACTACCATATTAAAGACACTTATTAATTACGGCGGAAAAGTAGATGATGAGATTGAAGTAGAGTTCCAGAATGCAGAATACAAGTCGATTGCGACTCCATTAATCGAAGCAACAAAGAGTGATTGCCTTGATATAGTGGAACTTTTAGTCCAGTCAGGTGCTGATATAAATAAATATAATTATATAGAAGGAAATGGTCCCATTTCCAGCTCCATTATTCATGGTAATCTAAATGTGTTAAAATATTTAATCATAGATAGAAATATAAAAATACCAAGGTACTCTTTTGTTAGGCAAGCACACAATGAGGTTCCAAGGGAAGAATTGACTGTGACAGATTTTCTAAATGAACAGAAATATGATGAAAATTCGAAGGAATTTAAGGTCAGAAAGGAGATTATCGATTACCTGAAGAAAAAAAATCTAAAATAG